TTGACATTTTGGTAAACTGCGCGGGTATTACTGGCGCGACTGGAGACTTTTTGGGCTTGACTGAAGAGGACTGGTACGAAACCCTAGAGATTAATTTCATGGGTGTGGTGCGCGTCTGCAAGGCTTTTATCCCTTCCATGCAGCAAAAATGTTGGGGCAGAGTAATTTTGCTGGGTTCGGAAGATGCAGTAAATCCCTATATTGATGATATGCCTTATTGTGCCATGAAAGCAGGAGTGTTAAATCTTGCTAAGAATCTCTCTAAGGCTTATACCAAAGATGGTGTGTTAGTTAATACTGTATCTCCTGCCTATGTTGAGTCACCGATGACCAATGCGATGATGGAAAAACGCTCCGAAGAGAGAGGAATCAGCTTTGAAAAAGCAGTAGAAACGTTTTTAGAAGAAGAACGTCCACACATCGAACTAAGCCGTCGGGGTAAAGTGGAAGAAGTGGCTGCGGTAATTGCCTTTCTTTGTTCTCAGCAGTCCAGCTATGTAGTTGGTTCAAATTATCGAGTTGACGGTGGATCGGTAGCCACGGTAGGTACGTAATAAACACCAACCCACAGCGACTATTTCTTAATTAATAAGTCAGTTCAACAAAGCGCGATCGCGTAGCTAACCGTCTATCGGGGATACCGCTACGCATATAGTCATCGTTTCATCTGACAATCCTTTTTCAACATCAAACTATTGTGGACTTGTTTAACTGAAACGAAATAATTACAAATAAAGCCCATGCCAGCACCTCAATCAGTCCTTAATTTTTTTATCGCTGTTCTTCAAGACGAAAATTTGAAATCGCAGTTTACTAAAGCTCTGGGTAAAGAAGATACGCCAGCTATGGTCAATCTAGCTAAAGAACACGGATACGATTTTACTGCTAACGAATTACGCCAGGAGCTAAAATACAATACATATGTACCTGCAATGCCTCATATACCTGTGACTGTAAGGGACGCGATGATATAACCGCCAGACAGGGGTATTATATTCACGCTCATAATGAAGAAAAAGCGTGGCAGCAGATGGCTACAAGACATCCCGATGAAACCGCAGCAGGTTTTTCTATTCAAGATTGGTCAGAACATTCGGGTAAAAGCGTTACTGTTCTTAGAGTAGAACGAGATGAAGCTGGTAACGAAATATTAATTAATTAAGATGGTAAAAAAGCCATAACTAACGAGCAGGGTGATGTTATCGCCTATGAAGACAGTCAAGAATAGATTGCTATTTGCTATAAATTCAAAATCTTAATATTGGTATATTATTGATGGCACTCGAACCAAACCATACAACTTTATTCAG
This DNA window, taken from Pleurocapsa sp. FMAR1, encodes the following:
- a CDS encoding SDR family NAD(P)-dependent oxidoreductase; translated protein: MDFGIKDKVAVITGGGSGIGKATADLLASEGVKLALVGRTRSKLEAAAQELSKQTETIPVVADMTKMVEVEAAKQKIIDHYGSVDILVNCAGITGATGDFLGLTEEDWYETLEINFMGVVRVCKAFIPSMQQKCWGRVILLGSEDAVNPYIDDMPYCAMKAGVLNLAKNLSKAYTKDGVLVNTVSPAYVESPMTNAMMEKRSEERGISFEKAVETFLEEERPHIELSRRGKVEEVAAVIAFLCSQQSSYVVGSNYRVDGGSVATVGT
- a CDS encoding Nif11-like leader peptide family natural product precursor, producing the protein MPAPQSVLNFFIAVLQDENLKSQFTKALGKEDTPAMVNLAKEHGYDFTANELRQELKYNTYVPAMPHIPVTVRDAMI